The following proteins are encoded in a genomic region of Saccharopolyspora antimicrobica:
- a CDS encoding carbonic anhydrase: MSNAPISPAHAYEELRAGNRRFVENNPRHPNQDADHRASLAPGQRPFAVLFGCSDSRLAAEIIFDQGLGDLFVVRTAGQVTGPEVLGSIEYGVSVLGAPLVVVLGHDSCGAVTAARQTVVEGSAPPGFLRDIVERVTPSVLSARADGKTEVDEIVDVHVQRTTDLLLERSTVLSKEVEAGRCAIVGLCYHLTDGTVREVGSRGPVSQEA; encoded by the coding sequence ATGTCCAACGCACCGATCTCCCCCGCGCACGCCTACGAAGAACTTCGGGCGGGCAACCGGAGGTTCGTCGAGAACAACCCTCGCCACCCGAACCAGGACGCCGACCACCGCGCTTCGCTGGCGCCGGGACAGCGCCCCTTCGCCGTGCTGTTCGGCTGTTCCGACTCCCGGCTCGCCGCCGAGATCATCTTCGACCAGGGGCTCGGCGACCTGTTCGTGGTGCGCACCGCCGGTCAGGTCACCGGCCCCGAGGTGCTGGGCAGCATCGAGTACGGCGTCAGCGTGCTGGGCGCGCCGCTGGTGGTCGTGCTCGGCCACGACTCCTGCGGTGCGGTGACCGCCGCGCGGCAGACCGTCGTCGAGGGTTCCGCGCCGCCCGGGTTCCTGCGCGACATCGTCGAGCGGGTGACGCCGAGCGTGCTGTCCGCCCGCGCGGACGGCAAGACCGAGGTCGACGAGATCGTGGACGTGCACGTCCAGCGCACCACCGATCTGCTGCTGGAGCGCTCCACCGTGCTGTCCAAGGAGGTCGAGGCGGGCCGCTGCGCGATCGTCGGCCTGTGCTACCACCTCACCGACGGAACGGTCCGCGAGGTCGGCAGCCGCGGACCGGTTTCGCAGGAGGCGTAG